The sequence AAGAGCCTTTCGCGACCTTGCAGGCGACGTTGCAAAGCACCCTGCTTTTTCGGGGGCCTATACAGGTAATAGCACAGCCAGCAAACCCCATAATTATGGCGAGCGATGCATAAAGCTGGAGGAGTTTCTTGAAGTCATAGGGGCTGGGATTGAGGAATATAATAACCGCCCCGGACGCAAAACAGGAGTATGTGGTGGGGTTAAAAGCTTTCGACAGGCTTTTGAAGAAAGCCTATCACACATTGCCGTTAGAAAACCGACCTCCCTGCAACGCCATCTTTGGCTAAGAGCAGCCGAAAATATAGTTACCTCAAAACGAGATGGATCACTCAGATTAATGGGTAACCGCTATTGGGGAGAGTTTTTAAGAAACCATATGGGAGAAAGCGTTATTGTTAGGTTTGACCCCCAGGCCCTGCATGAAGGACTACATGTCTATAATAAAAGTGGCGCCTTTCTGGGTGACGCCCCTGTTATAGAAAAGACAGGGTTTGATAATATGGCAGCCGCCGCAGAAAAGAAGCGGGCTGAAAAACAATTATTAAGAGCAGCAAAATTACAGCTCGAGGCCGAAAAGCGCCTAACAATATCAGAACTGGTCAAATTATTACCAAATCGAAATGAAAATGAAGACATATTGATAGATCAAAAACTGGTTTCGCCCTTTAGGGCCGGATCGGTTGTGACAAAAGAAACTGCGCCTTTTGCGGAAGAAAATGCGCATGAAGAGGAAGATAACGTGACGGCCAACATCCTTAATTTCATGCGTCAAAGTGCATAAGGGAAAAAAGCGTCATGAATGAAGAAGTCAAAACAGCACATAGCGCGTTAATTGCTGAAATCAGAAAACTGCAAAAAGAAGACGGGCTAACACTGTCACAAATCACACGTGAGTCAGGTATAGCAAAATCAACAGTCAGTCAGTTTCTGAGTGGGCAATATGGCGGGAATAATGAGAAAATAGCAGAACAGGCACAAAAATGGCTTGATACTTACAAAGCACGTCATCAGCTCAATGGCAAATTAAGAACTGAACCTGAATTTATTTTGCTTCCCTCATCAAAGCAGTGGGTGCAGCTTTTTGAATATGCACAAATGGCTGGAGATATAGGGGTGATTACAGGGGCACCTGGAACAAGCAAAACAGTAACGGCAGAATATTACTGCAAAACCAATAGTAATGCGTGGATGGTCACGGCTTCAAGCTCGTTAAGGTCACCAAGAGCCTTGCTTGAAGAAATTGCAGAAATTGTAGACTCACCAGTCAAATCAGGATCTGGGGTGATGCGGGGGCTGATTAAAAGGCTGCGCAATACGGGTGGATTACTCATTATAGATGAAGCACAACATTTAAGCACAGAGTCACTAGACCAGCTTCGTGGACTCAATGACCAAGCCGGAATAGGACTAGCCTGGATCGGTAATGAACCATTACGTGGACGTATTGAAGGGATGGGACAAAGTAAATCAAATGCCCAAATCTTTAGTCGCGTCGGCATGTGGAAAGCCCGCACAAAACCCCTTAAAACTGATCTGGAACAGCTAAAAGACGCATGGGGTGTCACAAACCCAGAGCTAGATAAGCTGCTATTTTGGATAGGCTCACGCGAAGGGGGACTAAGAGAGCTGAGCAAAACCTTAAGATTTGCCTATTTTATAGCAGGCAGCGAGGGAAGAACAGAATTGCAGGCCTCAGACATTGAAGCAGGCTGGACCCAGCGCAAATCATCATCCTTACCAAACAGCCTGCACAGACATTAATGCAGAACCAACTAAGTCAAAGAAAATAAACACCATTACACACTACTTCCCCTGTTACTTTCTTATTAACAGGGGAGAACGCTAAAAGAGGTGGCGTTGTCAGGCCAAACGTGCAGGGAAAACCCAGTAAAAGCAGAGCAAGCAAGCTAAACTCACAGAGTAGAATCAAAGTGAGTTAAATCGGCAAAGCAGGAACAGAAACACCAAAGCAACCAAACATCAACTCTTACACATCACCTTCCCTGTTACGTTCGAACTAACAGGAGGAAGTATCAAAAAACGGAGCTAATGAGCCAAACTCACAGAAATAGAACTGAGTGTGCTAAGCCCGCAGGACAGACCAGCTAGACCAAGGGCAATAAACACCAACTTTTAAACATTATTTCCTACAAAGAGTAGAACCAGAAAAGGCAAAGTAACCAAGCTGAACTCACAGAGTAAAACCGATGTGAATTAAATTGGCAAAACAGGAACAGAAACACCAAAGCAGCCAAACATCAACTCTTACACATTACCTTCCCTGTTACGTTCGAACTAACAGGAGGAAGTATCAAAAAACGGAGCTAATGAGACAAACTCACAGAAATAGAACTTAGTATGCTAAGCCCGCAGGACAGACCAGCTAGACCAAGGGCAATAAACACCAACTTTTAAACATTATTTCCTACAGAAAGTAGAACCAGAAAAGGCAAAGTAACCAAGCTAAACTCACAGAGTAAAACCAATGTGGGTTAAATTGGCAAAGCAGGAACAGCTCAGCCTAAAAGAATGGTGAAAACAGCCTAAAGTAACAATTTCTGACGTTCGTCACATACAGCACGGGCCGGCCTGATATCTGCCCTGATATTATGGAGAACATTTTTAATATAGCTACGCCCTACACCAACGCGGGCAATAATTTCATTGTTGGAAAGCCCCTTAAGAGCGAGTTTTCTAACACGCCATGCTTTGAGCATGGGTACTTGCCACTGCTCACCACCATAACGTTCAGAAAGGCAGCGTGCCAGTGAAATACCCCATGACCTGGCCAGACTGGACTGCTCAACCCTTAAGCGTGGAACCCATATTTTTTGCCCCGCCATAGCCTCAATAAACATAAAGCAGCTTTCTTCTCCAACAACATCAGAGAGCCAGCTAATTTCTGATGGCACTATAATGGTAAACTCTCCCATAAGCGGCTCCACAATATTGATGATATATATGTATTAATTATAACACAATTAAATATAATTTACAATATTAAAAGTAATGTTATAGTTACAATACAAAATTATATAACATTACTATAAATTATATCTAATATTGTTTCGAAAATTTAAATCTATACTCATTATTAATTGTGCAAAATATGAATAATAATATGTTGTGTTTCATTTCATATTTTTATCAGATTTTATGACTAATAAAGTTGTTACTCAATAGTTTCTCATTAATCGGGGTATTGTTCTGTCCCCTGATAGTGGTGCGCAGGTTTTTCTAATGTGCAGGCTATGAGAACGAGCCTTGAACAAACCTTAAATTTCACAATTGAGTCTGAAGGTGGATATCAGTGTCTAAGGTCTGACCCTGGAAACTGGACGGGAGGCCGGGTTGGCTGTGGCGAACTGGTGGGCACAAAATATGGGCTCTCAGCCCCTATTGTCGGGCAGGAAATCGAAGCCCTGACGGCACGAAAAATGCGGCTGTTAGACGAGGCAGATTTTGAGCGTATCGCGACAGAACAATTTTGGAACCCCATGAGGTGTGATGACCTTCCAGTCGGGCTTGACCTGCTGACATTTGATCATGGCTTTAACACAGGCCCTGGTTCGTCGGTCAAATTATTACAGCGTGTAGCAGGTGTAAAAACTGATGGCATTATGGGCCCCGCAACACTAAAAGCCATTAAAAGTGCTTCGGTGGCGCAGCTTGGTCCGTATTTGAACCGAACATCAATTTTATGCCTGCAAAAATCACTAATGCTTGATGAAACAGGTGTGATGAACGCTCAAACACGCAGAGCAATCAGTGCGGAAAAAAACCATAATTTATTATGGGTAAGTGCCCTGTCTTCGATGCAAGATGTGGATTACCGACAAAAAAGCGGCTTTAGCACCTTTGGGCGGGGCTGGCTAAACAGAGTGCAAAAACGCACTGAAAAAGCCCTTGAACTGTGTCGCGAGCACCAAACAGACAAAATAAGAGCGGCGTGAGAGTCTCGGTCTGCCGGGCGCGGCGGACAGATTTTTCCTCCAGCGCAGACGCAGCGCGGATAAAGGCGTTTTTATGAAAACAATCCTCGCATGGCTGGCGCAAAATATCC comes from Aristophania vespae and encodes:
- a CDS encoding AAA family ATPase, with translation MNEEVKTAHSALIAEIRKLQKEDGLTLSQITRESGIAKSTVSQFLSGQYGGNNEKIAEQAQKWLDTYKARHQLNGKLRTEPEFILLPSSKQWVQLFEYAQMAGDIGVITGAPGTSKTVTAEYYCKTNSNAWMVTASSSLRSPRALLEEIAEIVDSPVKSGSGVMRGLIKRLRNTGGLLIIDEAQHLSTESLDQLRGLNDQAGIGLAWIGNEPLRGRIEGMGQSKSNAQIFSRVGMWKARTKPLKTDLEQLKDAWGVTNPELDKLLFWIGSREGGLRELSKTLRFAYFIAGSEGRTELQASDIEAGWTQRKSSSLPNSLHRH
- a CDS encoding glycosyl hydrolase 108 family protein, coding for MRTSLEQTLNFTIESEGGYQCLRSDPGNWTGGRVGCGELVGTKYGLSAPIVGQEIEALTARKMRLLDEADFERIATEQFWNPMRCDDLPVGLDLLTFDHGFNTGPGSSVKLLQRVAGVKTDGIMGPATLKAIKSASVAQLGPYLNRTSILCLQKSLMLDETGVMNAQTRRAISAEKNHNLLWVSALSSMQDVDYRQKSGFSTFGRGWLNRVQKRTEKALELCREHQTDKIRAA